From Deinococcus aquaticus, one genomic window encodes:
- a CDS encoding DinB family protein has product MFESTSPPGALAGPTLLQLSLLGGASFREVTELLGSLTWAEASAPHAGLPHTLADVIWHLSVTQRASLNIASGRADGWPDDLNVWPAAPLTEPEFTAAHADLLAGLPEAQALARDPSSRARDVLTDLAVHSAYHWGQVALLRRLTGTLPAAGGGA; this is encoded by the coding sequence ATGTTCGAGTCCACCTCACCGCCCGGAGCGTTGGCCGGGCCGACCCTGCTGCAACTGTCCCTGCTGGGCGGCGCGTCGTTCCGCGAGGTCACGGAACTGCTGGGCAGCCTGACCTGGGCTGAAGCCAGCGCCCCGCACGCCGGGCTGCCGCACACGCTGGCCGACGTGATCTGGCACCTGAGCGTCACGCAGCGCGCCAGCCTGAACATCGCCTCGGGCCGCGCGGACGGCTGGCCCGACGACCTGAACGTCTGGCCCGCCGCGCCACTGACCGAACCCGAATTCACGGCGGCGCACGCGGACCTGCTGGCCGGACTGCCCGAAGCGCAGGCCCTGGCCCGCGACCCCAGCAGCCGCGCCCGCGACGTGCTGACCGATCTGGCCGTGCACAGCGCGTACCACTGGGGGCAGGTGGCCCTGCTGCGCCGCCTGACCGGCACGCTGCCCGCCGCCGGGGGGGGCGCGTGA
- a CDS encoding response regulator has protein sequence MPTAHSHLPTPPTPIEILLVEDSEADIVLTREAFAEAGVLNNLHVARDGVEGLELLRGTHRSNGPAGEGCIPRPDVILLDINMPRMNGLEFLQEIKRDPNLMTIPVIMLTTSQAEEDILRSYQAFAASYVVKPVEFGRFYAAIQALGQYMLTIVRMPPRLG, from the coding sequence ATGCCCACAGCACACAGCCACCTGCCCACCCCGCCCACCCCCATCGAGATCCTGCTGGTGGAGGACAGCGAGGCCGACATCGTCCTGACCCGCGAAGCCTTCGCGGAGGCCGGCGTGTTGAACAACCTGCATGTCGCCCGTGACGGCGTGGAAGGACTGGAACTGCTGCGCGGCACCCACCGCAGCAACGGGCCGGCCGGTGAGGGGTGCATTCCCCGACCGGACGTGATCCTGCTGGACATCAACATGCCCCGCATGAACGGACTTGAATTCCTGCAGGAAATCAAACGCGACCCCAACCTGATGACCATTCCCGTGATCATGCTGACCACCAGTCAGGCCGAGGAGGACATCCTGCGTTCCTACCAGGCGTTCGCGGCCAGTTACGTGGTGAAACCCGTCGAGTTCGGGCGCTTCTACGCGGCCATCCAGGCGCTCGGGCAGTACATGCTGACCATCGTGCGCATGCCACCCCGCCTGGGCTGA
- a CDS encoding RNHCP domain-containing protein, translating into MSGRRFTVVGTNNSFTCGHCGAQVEPLRNGSVRNHCPECLHSRHVDVLPGDRACTCHGIMEPVAVDQSGKKGWMITHRCQKCGFEGRNRAATDDPGQPDSWDALIAVSARRRD; encoded by the coding sequence GTGAGTGGCAGGCGGTTCACGGTAGTCGGCACGAACAACTCGTTCACCTGCGGGCACTGCGGCGCGCAGGTCGAACCGCTGCGCAACGGCAGCGTGCGCAACCACTGCCCCGAGTGCCTGCACAGCCGCCACGTGGACGTGCTGCCCGGCGACCGCGCCTGCACCTGCCACGGCATCATGGAACCCGTCGCGGTCGATCAGAGCGGCAAGAAAGGCTGGATGATCACGCACCGCTGCCAGAAGTGCGGGTTCGAGGGTCGTAACCGCGCCGCGACCGACGATCCCGGGCAGCCCGACAGCTGGGACGCCCTGATCGCCGTCAGCGCCCGCAGACGCGACTGA
- a CDS encoding MOSC domain-containing protein produces the protein MTTQPPVTMQLQHMNVGQATPLKVGARAARSGIDKRPVVGPVKVDKLGLAGDHVLNTRHHGGPDQAAYLYTSADYDWWAAQGLAVRPGLFGENLTVGGPGSADFRVGDRLHLGAGPEGVILEITAPRIPCGTLAAHLGDPTFARRFAQARRPGLYARVLQPGTVQAGDPITLTPAALDGAPGIGELFELDLHGTFRGQPVTPDDLRRLLEHPLAERSRADLLKRLAKLEKRG, from the coding sequence ATGACCACGCAGCCTCCGGTGACCATGCAGCTTCAGCACATGAATGTCGGGCAGGCCACTCCCCTGAAGGTCGGGGCGCGCGCCGCCCGCAGCGGCATCGACAAACGCCCGGTGGTTGGCCCCGTTAAGGTGGACAAGCTGGGACTGGCCGGCGATCACGTCCTGAACACCCGGCATCACGGCGGGCCGGATCAGGCGGCGTACCTGTACACCAGCGCGGATTACGACTGGTGGGCCGCGCAGGGACTGGCGGTGCGGCCCGGCCTGTTCGGCGAGAACCTCACGGTGGGCGGGCCGGGCAGCGCGGATTTCCGCGTGGGCGACCGCCTGCACCTGGGTGCCGGGCCGGAGGGCGTGATCCTGGAAATCACGGCCCCCCGCATTCCCTGCGGCACGCTGGCCGCGCACCTGGGCGACCCGACCTTCGCCCGGCGGTTCGCGCAGGCCCGCCGGCCCGGCCTGTACGCGCGCGTGCTTCAGCCCGGAACCGTGCAGGCGGGCGACCCGATCACCCTGACGCCCGCCGCGCTGGACGGTGCGCCCGGCATCGGAGAACTGTTCGAACTGGACCTGCACGGCACGTTCCGGGGGCAGCCGGTCACGCCGGACGACCTGCGCCGGTTGCTGGAGCACCCGCTGGCCGAACGCAGCCGCGCGGACCTGCTGAAACGGCTGGCGAAACTGGAGAAACGCGGGTAG
- the msrA gene encoding peptide-methionine (S)-S-oxide reductase MsrA, with product MTNPSGTQQAILAGGCFWCTEAVLKDVRGVQKIESGYIGGHTPNPDYRSVCSGTTGHAEAVRVTFDPAQVDFRDLLGLFFATHDPTSLNRQGADAGTQYRSAVFPLTPEQDTQTREVIADLTAQAAFDRPIVTSIEPATEFHVAEDYHQDYYANNPRQPYCVAVIAPKVAKLRTYYADRLKG from the coding sequence ATGACGAATCCCAGTGGAACGCAGCAGGCCATCCTCGCCGGCGGGTGCTTCTGGTGCACCGAGGCGGTCCTCAAGGACGTGCGCGGCGTGCAGAAGATCGAGAGCGGCTACATCGGCGGGCACACCCCCAACCCCGACTACCGCAGCGTGTGCAGCGGCACCACCGGGCACGCCGAGGCGGTCCGCGTGACCTTCGACCCCGCCCAGGTGGACTTCAGGGACCTGCTGGGCCTGTTCTTCGCCACGCACGACCCGACCAGCCTCAACCGCCAGGGCGCGGACGCCGGCACGCAGTACCGCAGCGCCGTGTTCCCCCTGACGCCCGAGCAGGACACCCAGACGCGCGAGGTGATCGCGGACCTGACTGCGCAGGCCGCGTTCGACCGGCCCATCGTGACCAGCATCGAGCCCGCCACCGAATTCCACGTGGCCGAGGACTACCACCAGGACTACTACGCGAACAACCCGCGCCAGCCGTACTGCGTGGCCGTCATCGCGCCGAAAGTCGCCAAGCTCCGCACCTACTACGCCGATCGCCTGAAAGGCTGA
- a CDS encoding TSUP family transporter, which translates to MPGPEVLLYGLPLAFLAGFIDAVAGGGGTITLPTLFLMGLSPAQVVATNKLLAIFGSGSATVQYWRKGHVERALVLRLIPLALTGSALGAFLVQFVDPDAFRTLVGVVILGVGALVLANKSFGLEDRYPGLTTRTLALTLPGALIIGAYDGFLGPGTGTFLMFLFALAGFNLVRASGNARTINFATNLGAFVFFLIGGQMVWWIGLPMGLANALGAALGARMAMLRGSAFVKWMYGVIVLLVAARLFLVR; encoded by the coding sequence GTGCCTGGACCTGAAGTGCTGCTGTACGGCCTGCCGCTCGCCTTTCTGGCGGGCTTCATCGACGCGGTCGCGGGAGGCGGCGGCACGATCACGCTGCCCACCCTGTTCCTGATGGGCCTCAGCCCCGCGCAGGTGGTCGCCACGAACAAACTGCTGGCGATCTTCGGGTCTGGCAGCGCCACCGTGCAGTACTGGCGCAAGGGTCACGTGGAGCGGGCGCTGGTGCTGCGGCTGATCCCGCTGGCCCTGACCGGCAGCGCGCTGGGGGCGTTTCTGGTGCAGTTCGTGGACCCGGACGCCTTCCGCACCCTGGTCGGCGTGGTCATCCTGGGCGTGGGCGCGCTGGTCCTGGCGAACAAGTCCTTCGGCCTGGAGGACCGTTACCCCGGTCTGACGACTCGCACGCTGGCCCTGACGCTGCCCGGCGCGCTGATCATCGGCGCGTACGACGGTTTCCTCGGGCCGGGCACCGGGACGTTCCTGATGTTCCTGTTCGCCCTGGCGGGCTTCAACCTCGTGCGGGCCAGCGGGAATGCCCGGACCATCAATTTCGCCACGAATCTGGGCGCGTTCGTGTTCTTCCTGATCGGCGGGCAGATGGTCTGGTGGATCGGGCTGCCCATGGGCCTCGCCAACGCGCTGGGGGCCGCGCTGGGCGCGCGCATGGCGATGCTGCGCGGCAGCGCGTTCGTGAAGTGGATGTACGGCGTGATCGTGCTGCTGGTCGCCGCGCGCCTGTTCCTGGTCCGGTAG
- a CDS encoding prephenate dehydrogenase, translated as MTFDPSSTADTPFLFETAVVAGVGLIGGSVALGLRQRLLARRVIGLDASAEVLREALALGVVDEIQAAPGEWLRAADLVVLAAPMRALAPLARDLAPFLNPHALVTDVGSVKGGIATEMERLGVRSFVAGHPMAGSERGGVTHARAALLENAVWVLTPTDHTPLTALSRARTLVEALGGAPVVMPPDAHDALVATVSHLPYLASLALTHMVARDERLSLLAAGGFRDLTRVASGDPRMSRDMVVENKAALREALGRFRRQLERLEEDLEEPEELLAAALEGKRTRDSLPIVKRSLLPQRHDLVVAVPDRPNQLGAVTQTLGAHGVNIKDIEVLAIREDGGAVRLGLESPEDVQRAAGILAAAGFEVRGRS; from the coding sequence ATGACGTTCGATCCATCCAGCACGGCTGATACGCCTTTCCTCTTCGAGACGGCGGTGGTGGCGGGCGTGGGCCTGATCGGCGGGAGCGTGGCGCTGGGCCTGCGTCAGCGGCTGCTGGCGCGGCGCGTGATCGGACTGGACGCCAGCGCCGAGGTGCTGCGCGAGGCGCTGGCACTGGGCGTGGTCGACGAGATTCAGGCCGCCCCCGGCGAGTGGCTGCGCGCGGCAGACCTGGTGGTGCTGGCCGCGCCGATGCGGGCGCTGGCCCCGCTGGCCCGTGACCTCGCGCCGTTCCTGAACCCGCACGCACTCGTGACGGACGTGGGCAGCGTGAAGGGCGGCATTGCCACCGAGATGGAGCGGCTGGGCGTGCGGTCCTTCGTGGCGGGCCACCCGATGGCCGGCAGTGAGCGGGGCGGCGTGACGCACGCCCGCGCGGCCCTGCTGGAGAACGCCGTGTGGGTGCTGACCCCCACCGATCACACGCCCCTGACCGCCCTGAGCCGCGCGCGCACGCTGGTCGAGGCGCTGGGCGGCGCGCCGGTCGTGATGCCACCCGACGCGCACGACGCGCTGGTCGCGACCGTCAGTCACCTGCCGTACCTGGCGAGCCTGGCGCTGACGCACATGGTCGCCCGCGACGAACGCCTGAGCCTGCTGGCCGCCGGGGGGTTCCGTGACCTGACGCGCGTGGCGAGCGGCGACCCCCGCATGAGCCGCGACATGGTCGTGGAGAACAAGGCGGCCCTGCGCGAGGCCCTGGGCCGCTTCCGGCGGCAACTGGAGCGGCTGGAAGAGGACCTGGAGGAACCCGAGGAACTGCTGGCCGCCGCGCTGGAAGGCAAACGCACCCGCGACAGCCTGCCCATCGTGAAGCGCAGCCTGCTGCCGCAGCGGCACGATCTGGTGGTGGCCGTCCCGGACCGCCCGAACCAGCTGGGCGCGGTCACGCAGACGCTCGGCGCGCACGGCGTGAACATCAAGGACATCGAGGTGCTCGCCATCCGCGAGGACGGCGGCGCGGTCCGGCTGGGCCTGGAGTCCCCCGAGGACGTGCAGCGCGCCGCTGGCATCCTGGCCGCCGCAGGCTTCGAGGTGCGCGGGCGGTCCTGA
- a CDS encoding acyltransferase, translating to MPAIPAADSAPAPTEKRAPSLTSIDVFRGLTITEVVLHHASGVALRHLTPGSQMYELVALVNRTLHFAVPAFVFLSAVVLTRSLLKRFKPGQYFWRRLTRGAWPYLLWSGLYMLWYVWTGQRPASTLTDPDKVTLYLLYGKASYHLYFLLVALQVYVLIPLLLPLARLKPSISLTLVVGAGVQLGAYLLNRSELRLPFPASTALWYLMPVLVGMAVGARLDEFPAWWRRRRAVILTLLVASFAWYLPAAMSFVRGTPVAPLEYNAATWAFTTLMAVTLLGLAQWLQGSRLRLRRGLAVLGTVSLQIYLLHPALLQWLETRWPPGGTALNVVLLCGLYALSALLLPALVGRLMLTGPLNRLSTLLFGR from the coding sequence GTGCCGGCGATCCCGGCGGCGGACAGCGCGCCGGCCCCCACAGAGAAACGCGCCCCGTCCCTCACGAGTATCGACGTGTTCCGGGGCCTCACGATCACCGAGGTGGTCCTGCACCACGCGTCCGGCGTGGCGCTGCGGCACCTGACGCCCGGCTCGCAGATGTACGAACTGGTGGCGCTGGTGAACCGGACGCTGCATTTCGCGGTGCCGGCGTTCGTGTTCCTGTCGGCGGTCGTGTTGACCCGCAGTCTTCTGAAACGATTCAAGCCCGGCCAGTACTTCTGGCGGCGGCTGACGCGCGGCGCGTGGCCGTACCTGCTGTGGAGCGGGCTGTACATGCTGTGGTACGTGTGGACGGGGCAGCGGCCCGCCTCGACCCTGACCGACCCGGACAAGGTGACGCTGTACCTGCTGTACGGCAAGGCCAGTTACCACCTGTACTTCCTGCTGGTGGCATTGCAGGTGTACGTGCTGATTCCGCTGCTGCTGCCGCTGGCGCGCCTGAAACCCAGCATCTCGCTGACGCTGGTGGTCGGCGCGGGTGTGCAGCTGGGCGCGTACCTCCTGAACCGCAGCGAACTGCGACTGCCGTTCCCGGCCAGTACGGCGCTGTGGTACCTGATGCCGGTCCTGGTGGGCATGGCGGTCGGGGCGCGCCTGGATGAGTTCCCGGCGTGGTGGCGGCGGCGGCGGGCCGTGATCCTGACGCTGCTGGTAGCGTCGTTCGCGTGGTACCTGCCGGCGGCCATGTCGTTCGTGCGCGGCACGCCCGTCGCGCCGCTGGAGTACAACGCGGCCACGTGGGCCTTCACGACCCTGATGGCCGTGACGCTGCTGGGGCTGGCGCAGTGGCTTCAGGGCAGCCGCCTGCGCCTCCGCAGGGGACTGGCCGTGCTGGGCACCGTCAGCCTGCAGATCTACCTGCTGCACCCGGCGCTGCTTCAGTGGCTCGAAACGCGCTGGCCGCCCGGCGGAACGGCACTGAACGTGGTGCTGCTGTGCGGCCTGTACGCCCTGAGCGCGCTGCTGCTGCCGGCGCTGGTGGGCCGCCTGATGCTGACCGGCCCCCTGAACCGCCTGAGCACGCTGCTGTTCGGCCGCTGA